The DNA segment aaaaaatatatcaaagataaaagtgtaagaaaatataaaaaaacctaaagtaatgtttcaaaaaatactagaaattattaaaaaattgtttatcaaataatgaatgaaatgaattttttatctagtaaaaaaattaaaaattaactaaaatacatTATTTGAACATAGCCTTTTTAACAAATGTGGAACGATTTCCATCCTTCCTGTATAGgcaggattaaaaaaattacttatgaaACTAACACCCCCTAAATTGAATAATCATTTCTCAAATTTTACTCCAGCTGCTGTGCTAGCCGGAGTCAACAAGATCATTACGTAGATCACAACTCATTATACCGAAGGCAAGGAAATTCAGTCAGCACTAGAGTATAGACTTGTGTGTAAATTCCCAAATATTCTCACGAAAATAGAGGCCATTCTACGTTAATTGGAGACGTTTAATTCATTACTTGATCTTCCTATTACTTTGCCAAAGCCAATAATCTTTACCCAAAAAAGCTAGGAATTAAGCACAACTTTGGTAAGAAGTAAGATACATATCCATCTAACATGATTGCCAATAGCTTTGCCCGCGCGTGATGTAATAATCCATTTCGCTactttaaacaaaaatagaaatatcatTTTACATGCTTCATACAGTCTATTTTACAAATTGAAAAGAtacaaaaggaagaaaagataagaagagaaagagaaaaagtgtGAGATAAGATAAATGAATTGATAAAGaagattacaaaataaatttattgtaaaaatattattataactcAAAACAAACATGCACTTTCATTATCATTGCAGTTCACTGTTCGCCACTATGCTATCCTTTATTGTCACAAGCATACAAATCCAACCATTTCCCACCTGATCACACATGGGTTTACAAACTTCTagggaaaaatttaaaatatcaaattaaaataacacgCCCAGTGACTTTGTTTTTTACAGAGGGgcaaatctctctctctctctctttctctgtgCGCGTGTTCCTTGTATCATCTACCATGTTcgctaaagaaaaaaaaaacgattaaGAATTGAAAATTGGAAGATACAGTGTACTGTAATACATACAAAAACAACACCCTTGAGATTGATTTGTATTTACTACTTACCTAAACCcagcaacaaaataaaatattgaaatctaCTCTTGCTGTTGTTGATGACTCCGACCCATCATAAGATTCATAACCCCCTCCAATCCAACAAGTTTGATAAATGATTGTAAAGTCAAAGGAACCCCCACGTTGCTTGTCATCAGAGAAGATGTTCAATTTTAGCATATTAAAGAAAGAATCTCTTGAAACGAAGCTTTTTAACTCATAATTGCAATGGAAGAAggactattattattattattattatcaaccaTCTGATTCTGATACCCACTTTGATCCTGATTCTGATCCTGATCTCTCTCAGCATCTTCAGATGATGACTGAGTCTGAGTCTGCATCTCTTGCTGCTGTTCCTGACTTTGACTTTCCATGATATGCATTAACAGCTCCTCAGGCTTCAACTCGTTCCCATGATCCACCACCTTCTTAGGCTTCTTACTGTACAAAGCCTCAAGGTGGTGATAATAAGGACACGTCTTGGAATCCTGAGGTTTCCTCTTGTTCTTCTCCTTTATCCTCTTGAAGTACTTGTTTATGTTCTCCCATTTCTCTTTACACCTCTTTGCACTTCGATCATAACCAATGCTCTTCATAGCCAAAGATATCTCCTCCCAAAGAGGCCCTTTAGAcccattattactattattattattccctTGTGCCTGCACATCAAACTCAGTCCTTAACCTTATCAAAGCCTCCACTTCATCCTTCGGCCACCGCGAACTACTCATGTGCACAAAATTCCCAACACTAACACCATTATTTCCACATTCTTGTTTATCCATATCAGTGACAACCGTGACATCACCACCTCTATTAGCATTAGCACcattttgatgcttgtttttctGTTTGTCGTTCTGAACCTGAATTTTCTCGAGCAACTGCACCGTGCCTTCTGCTTCTGCGAACTTTTTAAGAAAAGCAAGAACAGCTTCATCTTTGGCGGCAGCAATTGATCTTTCATGAGCGAGAAGCTCGCGTTCTTTCTTGATCCTCTCGAGCTCCTCCTTCTTCCACGCTTCCTCCCTCGCCATTCGATCTTTTTCACACTTATCCAACACTTCCATGAACTTTCTCTGCAGCGTCTCTTGCTTCTCTATCACTTCCCTCATCAGCCCCTCCAGAAACCGCGTCAGCTTTCTCTTCATCTTCCCCGAAGACGACGTCGTCGAACTCGAATGCTCGTGCGCCGCCGCAGCTA comes from the Glycine soja cultivar W05 chromosome 6, ASM419377v2, whole genome shotgun sequence genome and includes:
- the LOC114415752 gene encoding trihelix transcription factor GT-2-like, which gives rise to MLEISTLPETATENADGGSAAVSDGSKAEHSEDGDRNSAANRWPREETMALLKIRSEMDVAFKDANPKAPLWEQVSRKLAELGYNRSAKKCKEKFENVYKYHRRTKEGRFGKSNGAKTYRFFEQLEALDGNHSLPPPTTTTDNNNNVDDDDVILNAVPCSVIAAAAHEHSSSTTSSSGKMKRKLTRFLEGLMREVIEKQETLQRKFMEVLDKCEKDRMAREEAWKKEELERIKKERELLAHERSIAAAKDEAVLAFLKKFAEAEGTVQLLEKIQVQNDKQKNKHQNGANANRGGDVTVVTDMDKQECGNNGVSVGNFVHMSSSRWPKDEVEALIRLRTEFDVQAQGNNNNSNNGSKGPLWEEISLAMKSIGYDRSAKRCKEKWENINKYFKRIKEKNKRKPQDSKTCPYYHHLEALYSKKPKKVVDHGNELKPEELLMHIMESQSQEQQQEMQTQTQSSSEDAERDQDQNQDQSGYQNQMVDNNNNNNSPSSIAIMS